Proteins from a genomic interval of Notoacmeibacter ruber:
- a CDS encoding RedY protein, protein MQLIVHKIRLLAQSYAERFEDWVQTSDYAACPQLPSLVAFSVQRAEPGADFDYFEVITVTSLEAFEKDMRTDVFDSLVAAFSGMAEVQEEIIGTRLGEGYVRSP, encoded by the coding sequence ATGCAACTGATCGTCCACAAGATCCGACTTCTCGCCCAATCCTACGCCGAGCGTTTCGAAGACTGGGTGCAGACAAGCGACTACGCCGCATGCCCACAATTGCCGAGCCTCGTCGCTTTCTCCGTACAGCGCGCGGAGCCGGGTGCCGATTTCGACTATTTCGAAGTGATCACCGTGACATCGCTTGAAGCCTTCGAGAAAGACATGCGGACCGATGTTTTCGATAGCCTGGTCGCGGCCTTTTCCGGCATGGCCGAGGTCCAGGAGGAGATCATCGGCACACGGCTCGGCGAAGGCTACGTACGGTCGCCCTGA
- a CDS encoding 4'-phosphopantetheinyl transferase family protein: MPTAPVLSQIRLGGRTVFLLNFADETAGALETHACDVLSRDELTLWRGFPLARKRREWLAGRMAAKAALQADRLERGLEPLPFRTLPVLPDDGRSGPVQSPLDGCLTISHSGTMAAAAHSDTPIGIDIERLRAFTPAVIQQFVSPTESRLLGPCPDDDPRLTLLWSAKEAVLKARRARNLTKIRQIEWRGWNCSGAMEMREHGLPVSGVFAGFWRGHAVAVASARRLPEARAA; encoded by the coding sequence ATGCCAACCGCGCCCGTCCTCTCACAAATCCGGCTCGGCGGCCGAACCGTCTTCCTGCTGAACTTCGCCGATGAGACGGCAGGAGCGCTTGAGACGCACGCCTGCGACGTTCTTTCGCGCGACGAACTGACGTTGTGGCGGGGTTTTCCGCTCGCCCGAAAGCGTCGTGAATGGCTGGCAGGGCGGATGGCCGCAAAGGCCGCTCTTCAGGCCGACCGGCTGGAGAGAGGATTGGAGCCGCTACCATTTCGGACATTGCCGGTCTTGCCGGACGATGGACGCAGCGGGCCAGTCCAGTCCCCGCTGGATGGCTGTCTGACCATTTCGCACTCCGGTACGATGGCGGCGGCTGCCCATTCGGATACGCCCATCGGCATCGACATTGAGCGGCTGCGGGCTTTCACTCCTGCCGTAATCCAACAGTTTGTTTCACCTACTGAATCTCGCCTGCTTGGCCCCTGCCCTGACGATGATCCCCGGCTGACGCTGCTCTGGAGCGCCAAGGAGGCCGTGCTGAAAGCGCGGCGGGCGCGAAACCTGACCAAAATCCGCCAGATCGAATGGCGGGGTTGGAACTGTAGTGGCGCGATGGAAATGCGCGAGCACGGCCTTCCGGTTTCCGGTGTCTTCGCCGGCTTTTGGCGCGGCCATGCCGTCGCGGTCGCCTCCGCTCGTCGATTGCCCGAAGCGAGGGCGGCATGA
- a CDS encoding acyl-CoA dehydrogenase family protein: MDFAPQPDQMQRNAHLERFAQDFARTTHQRAPDFDRALWDRLAAMGLAGLPLPNEFGGSGLSALDTVQSFETVARHIPDLGLLFSLCAHLFACVVPLWRGGSADQKARWLEPLATGRLIAANAISEEGSGSDVFAMATRAERDGDSYILNGTKRFITNAPVADVLVTYARTDPASSFFGISCFVIPTDTPGVTITPEETKSGLASSPWGSVHFDDCRIGGDMRIGPEGAGASLFHDSMVWERSCLFSIYLGAMDRIYSLCLDHARNRSQFGRAIGANQAISDRLVDMRLRVETARLLLYKAVWLYDQGKPCEQTVALGKIWISESAVQIGKDAMQIFGGEAMTASHPVNRFLNDAMPSRIFSGSSEIQREIVAQGMKLR; this comes from the coding sequence ATGGATTTCGCCCCTCAACCCGATCAGATGCAGCGTAACGCCCATCTCGAGCGCTTCGCCCAGGATTTCGCCCGCACCACCCATCAGCGAGCGCCTGATTTCGACCGCGCTCTCTGGGACAGGCTGGCAGCGATGGGTCTTGCCGGACTGCCGCTGCCAAACGAGTTCGGCGGCTCCGGCCTCAGCGCTCTGGACACCGTGCAGAGCTTTGAAACCGTGGCGCGACATATCCCCGATCTCGGCCTGCTGTTTTCGCTCTGCGCGCACCTCTTCGCCTGCGTCGTGCCGCTCTGGCGCGGGGGATCGGCGGACCAGAAGGCGCGCTGGCTCGAGCCGCTCGCAACGGGCCGGTTGATCGCAGCCAACGCGATCTCCGAGGAAGGCTCGGGATCGGATGTCTTCGCCATGGCGACGCGGGCCGAACGCGATGGCGACAGCTACATCCTCAACGGCACGAAGCGGTTCATCACCAATGCGCCGGTCGCAGACGTTCTCGTCACCTATGCCCGAACCGATCCGGCGTCCTCCTTTTTCGGCATCAGCTGTTTCGTCATCCCGACCGACACACCCGGCGTAACGATCACGCCGGAGGAGACCAAATCCGGCCTCGCTTCGAGCCCGTGGGGTAGCGTACATTTCGACGATTGCCGCATCGGCGGTGATATGCGCATCGGGCCGGAAGGTGCGGGAGCGTCCCTTTTTCACGACAGCATGGTGTGGGAACGCAGTTGCCTGTTCTCCATCTATCTCGGTGCGATGGACCGTATCTATTCCCTCTGTCTGGATCACGCGCGTAACCGCTCGCAATTCGGCCGCGCCATCGGCGCCAATCAGGCGATCTCCGACCGCCTCGTCGACATGCGGCTGCGGGTAGAGACCGCGCGGCTGCTGCTCTACAAAGCGGTCTGGCTTTACGATCAGGGGAAGCCTTGCGAGCAAACCGTCGCCCTCGGCAAGATCTGGATTTCGGAATCGGCGGTGCAGATCGGCAAGGACGCCATGCAGATCTTCGGCGGCGAAGCGATGACCGCCAGCCACCCCGTCAACCGCTTTCTCAACGATGCGATGCCCTCGCGGATATTTTCCGGCAGTTCGGAGATCCAGCGCGAAATCGTCGCCCAAGGCATGAAACTACGCTGA
- a CDS encoding DUF1295 domain-containing protein: MPTLSEPIWLLIANTILFIVLGVIAAIRTGDTKWPFAFGFFSLLPATLILAWYGAGAEWRRIGICLLVAIYVARMLYTLLVWFNATGAAKLKDQSPRSALIGLPFVLVPVFCWLYPLPFFAAMDRTEGFGWFDGAALLCYGLGTVFHMGADLQKWRFKQEEANQGKLLRRGFWGMSRHPNYFGDFLIYCSFAIVSVWPWGLISPLVNLAQYFADAIPKNEKQSKARHNGAWDAYVRETPIFLPLGRPTAKAG, translated from the coding sequence ATGCCTACCCTATCGGAGCCCATCTGGCTTCTTATCGCCAACACCATTCTCTTCATCGTGCTGGGCGTTATCGCCGCCATCCGGACGGGCGATACGAAGTGGCCGTTCGCCTTTGGCTTCTTTTCGCTTTTGCCCGCCACGCTGATCCTCGCCTGGTATGGAGCGGGAGCGGAGTGGCGGCGGATCGGGATCTGCCTGCTCGTCGCCATCTATGTCGCACGAATGCTCTACACGCTGCTGGTCTGGTTTAACGCCACCGGCGCGGCGAAACTGAAGGATCAAAGCCCGCGCAGTGCGCTGATTGGTCTGCCCTTCGTATTGGTCCCCGTCTTCTGCTGGCTCTATCCCCTGCCCTTCTTTGCCGCGATGGACAGGACGGAGGGGTTTGGCTGGTTCGATGGCGCGGCGCTCCTTTGCTATGGGCTCGGAACCGTCTTCCATATGGGCGCCGACCTGCAGAAATGGCGCTTCAAGCAGGAAGAGGCGAACCAGGGCAAATTGCTGCGGCGCGGCTTTTGGGGGATGTCGCGCCATCCCAACTATTTCGGCGATTTTCTGATCTACTGCTCGTTCGCCATCGTTTCGGTTTGGCCATGGGGCCTGATCTCGCCATTGGTCAATCTGGCGCAGTATTTCGCCGATGCGATACCGAAAAACGAGAAACAGTCGAAAGCGCGGCACAATGGAGCGTGGGACGCCTATGTGCGCGAAACGCCGATCTTCCTGCCGCTCGGCCGCCCAACTGCGAAGGCTGGCTGA
- a CDS encoding ABC transporter substrate-binding protein, producing MNNIPLRNTLAALGLSLMAGVATPHAALAETLHVGINAADITNLDPIRASATADLALVSWMYNGLVRFAPGSADPSSIEPDLAESWESSDDGLEWTFKLRDGVKFHGDYGTLSAEDVVFSLNRAADTEASSFASDFSSVESIEAIDPLTVRITLNEPVPGFLGLIADYHGGNIVSKKAVEEKGSDFNSNPIGTGPFMFDRAVTQQAVYLKAFPDYFRGAPKIDDIQFDLIPSDSSRELAFRSGELDLIYGKREQMWVDQAEQWDNTVVDIFDPGEYRTLFLNMTHEPLDNLKVRQAIAHAVDLDQIVEFVGSDVGPKGCSSVPTGYMGESCDQPYEFDPEKSKQLLKEGGFEDGLTLNSISSSSSSQLPIMEVIQAQLSNVGIDLQLKVVDHPTYHEQIRQDLSDVVFYGAARYPVADSYLSQFYHSDAAIGKPTAVTNFAHCDAGDDDITAARNATTDDERMAYWADAQKKIRDQVCSVPLFSLKQVWVRNAALDYGYELKGALNLAPLITEETTLTRQ from the coding sequence TTGAACAATATTCCGCTTCGAAACACCCTTGCCGCACTAGGTCTATCCCTTATGGCTGGCGTCGCTACGCCGCACGCCGCCCTCGCAGAAACACTACACGTTGGCATTAACGCGGCCGATATAACCAACCTTGATCCCATCAGAGCATCTGCGACCGCCGATCTGGCGCTGGTCTCATGGATGTATAACGGGCTGGTTCGATTTGCGCCGGGTAGCGCCGATCCGTCATCGATCGAACCGGACCTTGCTGAGAGCTGGGAAAGCTCCGACGATGGCTTGGAATGGACGTTCAAATTGCGCGACGGCGTAAAGTTCCATGGCGATTACGGTACGCTGAGCGCAGAGGATGTCGTCTTTTCCCTCAATCGGGCTGCCGACACGGAAGCCTCATCCTTTGCGAGCGATTTCTCCAGTGTGGAGTCGATCGAAGCGATCGATCCTCTTACTGTCAGAATTACTCTGAACGAACCTGTGCCGGGCTTCCTCGGACTTATCGCCGACTATCACGGCGGAAACATCGTGAGCAAAAAAGCTGTCGAGGAAAAGGGGAGCGACTTCAACAGCAACCCGATCGGCACCGGGCCATTCATGTTTGACCGTGCCGTGACGCAGCAAGCTGTCTATCTCAAGGCCTTTCCCGATTATTTTCGTGGCGCGCCGAAGATCGACGACATTCAGTTTGATCTGATCCCATCAGATTCCAGCAGGGAACTCGCGTTCCGCTCCGGCGAACTGGATCTGATCTACGGTAAGCGAGAGCAGATGTGGGTCGACCAAGCCGAACAGTGGGACAACACGGTGGTCGATATCTTCGATCCCGGCGAATATCGTACGCTCTTCCTCAACATGACGCACGAGCCGCTCGATAACCTCAAGGTTCGCCAGGCCATCGCGCACGCTGTCGACCTCGACCAGATCGTGGAATTTGTCGGTTCGGACGTTGGCCCCAAAGGATGTTCCTCTGTGCCGACTGGATATATGGGAGAGAGCTGCGATCAGCCCTACGAATTCGATCCGGAAAAGTCGAAGCAATTGCTCAAGGAAGGAGGCTTCGAAGATGGTTTGACGTTGAATTCGATTTCCTCGTCCAGCTCTTCGCAGCTGCCGATCATGGAAGTCATTCAAGCGCAGTTGAGCAATGTCGGAATCGACCTCCAGCTCAAAGTCGTCGACCACCCGACATACCACGAACAAATCCGTCAGGATCTGAGCGACGTGGTCTTCTACGGCGCAGCACGCTATCCCGTAGCGGATAGCTATCTCAGCCAGTTTTATCATTCCGATGCGGCGATCGGAAAGCCGACGGCGGTGACCAACTTTGCTCACTGCGACGCGGGCGACGACGATATCACCGCCGCGCGTAATGCGACAACTGATGACGAACGAATGGCGTACTGGGCGGATGCACAGAAGAAGATTCGTGACCAGGTCTGCTCGGTCCCCCTCTTCAGCCTCAAGCAGGTATGGGTCAGGAACGCTGCACTCGACTACGGTTACGAACTGAAAGGCGCTCTCAATCTGGCTCCCCTGATTACAGAGGAGACGACGCTGACGCGTCAATAG
- a CDS encoding LysR substrate-binding domain-containing protein has product MNTVCLGDRKSKSFICHSYSERLWPLRDPTLRQLEALMAVVETGTVSQAADLLRISQPAASKLLQDLEANTALELFERESGRLIPTGRGMRLYEEVERIFGGVRQLARAVEAIRREERGHIFVGVMPALSGAFVTRALAAFQKNHPDVFITIESRSSQFLTDAVLLRRLDIALVISSIEHPSISVDTLKSPPAVAVLPEGHPLMAKSVLRPADFEDTPFVAFSPTSMMRRKVDAAFEEAGLNCNIVMEANTAPNVAELVAGGMGVTVADPLAMEIVAGRVVVRPFLPEVSFEYSLMRPVRARNSVLVEDFVRHVQAAAADTKVLA; this is encoded by the coding sequence TTGAATACCGTATGTTTAGGAGATAGAAAGTCAAAGTCGTTTATTTGCCACTCGTATTCTGAAAGGTTATGGCCATTGCGAGATCCCACTCTGCGCCAACTCGAAGCACTTATGGCTGTGGTAGAGACAGGAACGGTGAGCCAAGCGGCAGACCTCCTACGCATTTCACAGCCCGCTGCGAGCAAGCTGCTTCAGGATCTTGAGGCCAATACGGCTTTGGAGCTCTTTGAAAGAGAAAGCGGACGGCTGATACCGACCGGCCGCGGCATGCGCCTCTACGAAGAAGTCGAGCGGATTTTTGGAGGCGTGCGGCAATTGGCACGCGCCGTCGAGGCGATCAGGCGGGAGGAACGCGGGCATATTTTTGTGGGCGTCATGCCCGCTTTATCGGGAGCCTTTGTCACAAGAGCACTCGCGGCTTTTCAGAAAAACCACCCCGATGTGTTTATCACCATCGAGTCCAGAAGCTCGCAGTTCTTGACCGATGCGGTTCTGTTGCGCCGGCTCGATATTGCTTTGGTCATCAGCAGTATCGAACACCCCTCTATAAGCGTCGACACATTGAAAAGCCCGCCAGCCGTAGCCGTTCTGCCAGAAGGTCATCCGCTGATGGCAAAGTCGGTCCTTCGGCCTGCCGATTTCGAAGACACGCCCTTTGTCGCATTTTCGCCGACAAGCATGATGCGGAGAAAGGTAGACGCGGCGTTCGAAGAAGCCGGTCTGAACTGCAATATCGTTATGGAAGCAAATACGGCCCCAAACGTCGCCGAGTTGGTTGCCGGTGGTATGGGCGTTACTGTCGCGGACCCGCTAGCGATGGAGATTGTAGCAGGCCGGGTCGTGGTTCGCCCTTTTCTGCCCGAGGTGAGCTTCGAATATAGCCTCATGCGCCCGGTGAGGGCGCGAAACAGCGTTCTGGTCGAAGATTTTGTGAGACACGTGCAAGCGGCTGCTGCCGATACAAAAGTTCTGGCGTGA
- a CDS encoding NAD(P)/FAD-dependent oxidoreductase yields MSTDVLVIGGGIVGAALAYGAIKSGRSVVVLDGADSDFRAARANFGLVWTQGKGADVPAYNRLTLQSSELWPDFLADVTAQSRVPVDYARPGGLTICLGDDEFEERKALLQRMHNQGAVTETVMLSRSELEKMMPDVKLGPEVTGASYCKFDGHVNPLQLLAALHRAISNLGGKILYRHRAEGIEPASENFTVRTENETFTAKRVIVAAGLGTSALVAPLGFSVPIHSSRGQILVTERMQPLLPYPASGLRQTADGTVMIGATKEATEDRGVTVASARQLANRALKIVPALSRVRLVRHWSGLRILSPDGAPIYAESKRFPGLFAAVCHSGVTLAAAHADIVAPAMLSGRLSSDLPDFSNERFDVQEFA; encoded by the coding sequence TTGTCGACAGACGTTCTGGTCATTGGAGGTGGTATCGTAGGCGCGGCATTGGCCTACGGTGCAATCAAATCCGGACGCTCGGTGGTGGTTCTTGATGGGGCCGACAGCGACTTTCGTGCTGCGCGTGCAAATTTCGGATTGGTCTGGACCCAGGGCAAGGGCGCAGACGTCCCCGCCTATAATCGTCTCACCCTGCAAAGCTCGGAGCTTTGGCCAGACTTCCTTGCCGATGTGACGGCGCAAAGCCGGGTCCCTGTCGACTATGCGCGACCTGGCGGACTGACCATCTGCCTGGGTGACGACGAGTTTGAGGAGCGCAAGGCGCTTCTACAGCGCATGCACAATCAGGGCGCGGTGACCGAGACCGTCATGCTTTCGCGATCCGAACTCGAGAAAATGATGCCGGACGTCAAACTTGGCCCGGAGGTTACGGGCGCGAGTTATTGCAAGTTTGATGGGCACGTTAATCCGCTTCAGCTGCTCGCTGCTTTGCATCGCGCTATCTCCAATCTGGGCGGTAAGATCCTTTATCGCCATCGCGCTGAAGGGATAGAGCCGGCCTCGGAAAATTTCACTGTCAGAACGGAGAATGAAACCTTCACGGCCAAACGCGTCATAGTCGCTGCGGGCCTCGGAACGTCTGCTCTCGTGGCGCCGCTCGGTTTCTCGGTGCCGATCCATTCAAGCCGCGGGCAAATTCTCGTGACCGAGCGGATGCAACCCTTGCTTCCCTATCCTGCAAGCGGTTTGCGACAGACCGCCGACGGCACCGTCATGATAGGTGCGACCAAGGAAGCCACCGAGGACAGAGGCGTGACCGTCGCCTCGGCCCGGCAACTTGCAAACCGCGCGTTGAAGATTGTCCCTGCGCTCTCGAGAGTGAGGCTTGTCCGACACTGGAGCGGCTTGCGGATATTGTCCCCGGACGGGGCCCCAATCTATGCGGAGTCGAAGCGTTTTCCTGGCCTTTTCGCTGCTGTCTGCCATTCGGGCGTCACTCTTGCAGCCGCTCATGCCGACATTGTCGCTCCGGCGATGCTCTCGGGGCGGCTCTCTTCGGACCTTCCAGATTTTTCCAATGAGAGGTTCGATGTTCAGGAATTTGCTTGA
- a CDS encoding (2Fe-2S)-binding protein has translation MTVLVNGIETPAWNGETVASVLLRVPGAARLSTVGHEPRMPYCQMGVCFECLVIVDGIASVQGCMIPVQPGMRIESQNGPRGTGQ, from the coding sequence ATGACGGTTCTGGTCAACGGGATTGAGACGCCAGCTTGGAACGGCGAAACGGTGGCCAGTGTACTTCTGAGGGTGCCGGGTGCCGCCCGTCTGTCCACGGTCGGCCATGAACCGCGCATGCCCTATTGTCAGATGGGGGTTTGTTTCGAGTGCCTGGTTATAGTGGACGGGATTGCATCTGTGCAGGGATGCATGATCCCGGTTCAGCCGGGCATGCGGATCGAGAGTCAAAACGGCCCGCGGGGCACTGGCCAATGA
- a CDS encoding NAD(P)/FAD-dependent oxidoreductase: MTYDVAIIGAGPSGMAAAVTLSALSLSVIVIDEQPAPGGQIWRSIERNQTSSVWSALGADYSKGSQLVESFRNARIDYLPMTQLWQIEDGWTLFLTADHKAWSINAKVLLLANGAQERPVPFPGWTLPGVMGVGAAQILLKSGNMLPKGKLWIAGAGPLPLLYAKQLMDLNVAVEGFLDTSGRPALSALSHLPRALKDVKSLAKGLRWRREVAGKTRLVGRVENFHASGERRLEFVNWTTCSGAQQAEADILLVHEGVVPRIHETLALGCIHDWDNQQMCMTPRLDEWRQTSRANLYVAGDAGGIGGWLAATITGEIAALGAARRLGVTGDAQAMGRRKRLDERLRKALAIRPFLDALFLPPAHRIPDNVIVCRCEEVTAGTVRAAARNSAPDPNAVKAATRCGMGPCQGRQCGYSVQRIIADVHEVPVEEVGFYNIRPPLKPVTLGEIASLETMEKAG; encoded by the coding sequence ATGACTTACGATGTCGCGATCATTGGCGCTGGCCCATCCGGCATGGCTGCGGCGGTCACACTGAGCGCCCTTAGTCTATCGGTGATTGTCATTGACGAGCAGCCGGCTCCCGGCGGACAGATATGGCGGAGCATCGAGCGAAATCAGACCAGTTCGGTCTGGAGCGCTCTCGGAGCAGACTATAGCAAGGGCTCGCAACTCGTAGAGTCGTTCAGAAACGCCCGAATTGACTATCTGCCGATGACGCAACTCTGGCAGATTGAGGACGGCTGGACGCTTTTCCTGACGGCTGACCATAAGGCGTGGTCGATCAACGCGAAGGTCCTGCTACTGGCGAACGGTGCACAGGAGCGTCCGGTGCCCTTTCCGGGCTGGACGCTGCCGGGCGTAATGGGCGTAGGCGCGGCCCAAATACTTCTCAAGTCGGGAAACATGCTGCCGAAGGGCAAGCTCTGGATAGCCGGGGCCGGTCCTCTGCCACTTCTTTACGCAAAGCAGTTGATGGACCTTAACGTGGCGGTCGAGGGCTTTCTTGACACATCCGGACGGCCAGCCCTGTCCGCGCTGTCACATCTGCCTCGCGCTCTCAAGGACGTGAAGAGTCTCGCAAAGGGCCTGCGCTGGCGCCGTGAGGTCGCTGGAAAGACCAGGCTTGTCGGCCGCGTTGAGAATTTTCACGCCTCGGGCGAGCGGCGTCTGGAATTCGTCAATTGGACGACATGTTCGGGCGCGCAGCAGGCCGAGGCAGACATACTTCTTGTTCATGAAGGCGTGGTGCCGCGCATTCACGAAACACTCGCGCTCGGTTGCATTCACGACTGGGACAATCAACAGATGTGCATGACGCCGCGCCTTGATGAATGGCGGCAGACCAGCCGTGCAAATCTCTACGTGGCAGGAGATGCAGGCGGAATTGGTGGATGGCTGGCGGCCACCATAACAGGCGAGATCGCGGCGCTGGGTGCGGCGCGTCGTCTCGGCGTCACCGGCGATGCGCAGGCCATGGGTCGTCGCAAAAGGCTCGACGAGAGACTGCGGAAGGCACTTGCAATCCGCCCCTTTCTGGACGCGCTTTTTCTGCCACCTGCGCACAGAATTCCTGACAACGTGATCGTCTGCCGTTGCGAGGAAGTGACTGCGGGGACCGTCCGGGCCGCGGCACGAAACAGTGCGCCGGATCCAAACGCAGTCAAGGCGGCGACGCGTTGCGGGATGGGACCCTGCCAAGGCCGGCAATGCGGCTACAGCGTTCAGAGGATCATCGCCGACGTGCACGAAGTGCCCGTTGAAGAGGTCGGCTTTTACAATATCCGCCCACCGCTCAAGCCTGTCACCCTCGGAGAAATCGCGTCGCTCGAGACTATGGAGAAGGCCGGATGA
- a CDS encoding ABC transporter permease: MIGYILRRILLAIPTLLAMLSVVFVLVRLVPGDPAVAMLGDRANEATLAAMRAELGLDQPLAVQYVSFITNMASGDFGRSMVSGRTVLEEVAIVLPYTLELAASALVIGTLFGVPLGVVAAMRRNRWPDYVSRVLSLLGLSFPGFVSAILLLLAFGVWLQWLPVMSRASSDPLTHMRNLLLPALNLGLIMTAYITRVSRSAMLDVMGEDYVRTARAKGVHSRTVILRHALGNAWIPIVTVVGLYFGTLIGNSVLTEIVFSRPGLGKLILGALQSRDYTLLQGLMVVFAAFVILVNTITDLIYGLVDPRVSYAK; encoded by the coding sequence ATGATTGGTTATATTCTTCGACGGATCCTGCTGGCGATCCCAACGCTTCTGGCAATGCTCAGCGTCGTCTTCGTGCTCGTTCGCCTTGTACCTGGCGACCCCGCCGTCGCCATGTTGGGCGATCGTGCAAATGAGGCAACGCTGGCAGCAATGCGAGCCGAACTCGGCCTCGATCAACCTCTCGCTGTTCAGTACGTCTCCTTCATCACAAACATGGCGAGTGGCGATTTCGGCCGATCCATGGTGAGCGGACGCACGGTGTTGGAGGAAGTGGCCATTGTGCTGCCCTATACACTCGAATTGGCTGCTTCTGCCCTGGTGATCGGAACGCTTTTCGGTGTCCCACTAGGTGTCGTAGCTGCCATGCGCCGCAATCGATGGCCCGATTACGTCAGCCGCGTTCTGTCGCTGCTGGGCCTTTCCTTCCCGGGCTTCGTATCGGCGATCCTCTTGCTTCTGGCCTTCGGCGTATGGCTGCAATGGCTGCCGGTTATGAGCCGTGCCTCCAGCGATCCGCTGACGCATATGCGCAACCTGTTGCTGCCCGCGCTTAATCTTGGCCTCATAATGACCGCTTACATCACTCGCGTTTCCCGTTCGGCCATGCTGGACGTGATGGGTGAGGATTACGTTCGAACAGCCCGCGCCAAGGGTGTGCATTCCCGAACGGTCATTCTGCGGCACGCGCTCGGCAATGCCTGGATCCCCATCGTCACCGTGGTCGGACTATATTTCGGCACGCTCATCGGAAATTCGGTGCTGACTGAAATCGTCTTTTCTCGGCCGGGCCTTGGAAAGCTGATCCTCGGCGCATTGCAATCACGTGATTACACCTTGCTGCAAGGCCTCATGGTCGTGTTCGCGGCCTTCGTCATCCTCGTCAATACAATCACGGACCTGATCTACGGCCTCGTTGATCCAAGAGTGAGCTACGCAAAATGA
- a CDS encoding ABC transporter permease — MTDATADTSPPRRQKNPVLDALYRNKFSWIGIGLIVTIVLLAIFAPLVAPYDPLQQSILSRLQPPSVDHWFGTDSYGRDVLSRLLYGARISLAIGFLSVLAAMIVGSTLGILAGYIGGVFDQLVMGLVDVMLSFPTLLLGLMVAAMLGASFENLIIAIAITETAPFARVARAPTIAVKRREYIEAGRSLGFTPFRIMGVHILPNILSDIVVVGSLWMASAIRTEAALAFIGLGVRPPTPTWGGMIREGFDNILNGWWLIVFPSLSILFTVLALNILGDALRDAIDPKTRSEG; from the coding sequence ATGACCGATGCCACTGCTGACACTTCGCCGCCACGCAGGCAAAAAAATCCCGTTCTCGATGCACTCTATCGCAACAAGTTCTCTTGGATCGGCATCGGTCTAATCGTGACTATCGTTCTGCTTGCGATTTTCGCGCCGCTCGTCGCCCCGTATGATCCGTTGCAGCAGAGTATTCTGAGCCGCTTGCAACCACCATCCGTGGACCACTGGTTCGGCACCGACAGTTACGGCCGAGACGTCCTATCGCGATTGCTGTATGGGGCGCGCATATCCCTCGCGATCGGCTTTCTGTCGGTATTGGCGGCGATGATCGTGGGCTCCACGCTTGGTATTCTCGCCGGATATATTGGCGGCGTCTTCGATCAACTCGTCATGGGGCTGGTCGACGTCATGCTTTCCTTCCCGACGCTTTTGCTGGGCCTCATGGTGGCGGCGATGCTCGGTGCCAGTTTTGAAAATCTCATCATCGCTATCGCCATTACGGAAACCGCGCCATTCGCCCGCGTGGCAAGGGCACCTACCATTGCCGTCAAGCGGCGCGAATATATCGAAGCGGGACGGTCCCTGGGCTTCACGCCATTTCGCATAATGGGTGTCCATATCCTTCCAAATATTCTGTCCGACATAGTCGTTGTCGGTTCGCTCTGGATGGCGTCCGCTATTCGCACGGAGGCAGCCCTTGCATTTATCGGACTCGGAGTCCGCCCGCCTACCCCGACATGGGGCGGCATGATCCGCGAGGGGTTCGACAATATTCTGAACGGCTGGTGGCTCATCGTGTTTCCGTCGCTCTCCATCCTATTCACCGTTCTGGCACTCAACATTCTCGGCGATGCGCTGCGCGATGCGATCGACCCCAAAACCAGAAGCGAGGGTTAA